In the genome of Paenibacillus pabuli, one region contains:
- a CDS encoding dihydrofolate reductase family protein encodes MKRKIILDLAVTLDGFIEGTNGEIDWCIMDAEMGFDHFLNQVDTILYGRKSYDLWGQFTPEELTESDQKFWGLVHSKEKYVFSRTKMGTDQKAIFINDHILEEVNKLKNKPGKDIWLYGGASLITTFINLGLVDEFRLSVHPVVLGEGKPLFVDIKQRLNLKMVKTRTSSSGVVQLIYHLDEN; translated from the coding sequence ATGAAACGAAAAATAATTTTAGATTTAGCGGTTACTCTAGACGGTTTTATTGAAGGGACAAATGGGGAGATTGATTGGTGTATTATGGACGCGGAGATGGGGTTTGATCATTTTTTGAATCAAGTTGATACCATTTTATATGGAAGAAAAAGCTATGATTTATGGGGACAGTTTACTCCAGAAGAACTCACGGAATCAGACCAAAAATTTTGGGGATTGGTTCATAGTAAAGAGAAATATGTGTTTTCCAGGACGAAAATGGGAACAGACCAGAAAGCAATATTTATAAACGATCATATTCTTGAAGAAGTAAATAAATTAAAAAATAAGCCTGGTAAAGACATCTGGTTATATGGCGGAGCAAGTCTTATTACAACTTTTATCAATTTAGGACTTGTTGATGAATTTAGATTATCTGTCCATCCTGTTGTTTTGGGAGAAGGAAAGCCGTTGTTTGTTGATATAAAACAGAGATTGAATTTAAAAATGGTTAAGACAAGAACGTCTTC